The following are from one region of the Salmo trutta chromosome 20, fSalTru1.1, whole genome shotgun sequence genome:
- the tmem169b gene encoding transmembrane protein 169 — protein MAQAEPQPSGGNSPQLISLQSDVSEASGNHVEVGSANRRKRKRKEPRPESIIVYRSDNERGPVEEQGGEEGGGERSTEEGAKFLNTPTGEGGWSDRSMPPDSRYVTLTGTITRGKKKGQVVDIHVTLTERELRDMALSKERLDAECERGHGSKCSCGFGVFQGPHVILWSLLCAPLVFLIAFITSFYYGTLTWYNVFLVYNEERTFWHKITICPFLIVFYPMLIMPMALSLALYSTLAQVSWVFSEWWLSVRDLEKGFCGWACGKLGLEDCSPYSIVELLDSDNFSGSMQGNNKVPGEDAQTSSV, from the exons atggcccAGGCAGAGCCCCAACCCAGTGGGGGTAACAGCCCCCAGCTCATCTCCCTCCAGTCGGACGTGTCCGAGGCATCGGGAAACCACGTCGAGGTGGGCTCCGCCAAccggaggaagaggaagaggaaggagcccAGACCTGAGTCCATCATTGTGTATCGCTCAGACAATGAGAGGGGACCCGTGGAGgagcaggggggagaggagggaggtggcgAGAGGAGCACAGAGGAAGGGGCCAAGTTCCTCAACACACCCACCGGCGAAG GAGGCTGGAGCGACAGGAGCATGCCCCCAGACAGCCGTTATGTGACCTTGACCGGCACCATCACCAGAGGGAAGAAGAAAGGTCAGGTTGTAGACATCCATGTGACTCTAACAGAGCGAGAACTTCGGGACATGGCCCTCTCTAAAGAACGTCTGGACGCTGAGTGTGAGAGGGGCCATGGCTCCAAGTGTTCCTGTGGCTTCGGGGTTTTTCAGGGCCCACATGTAATCCTCTGGAGCCTATTGTGTGCTCCCTTGGTATTCCTTATCGCCTTCATCACGTCGTTTTACTATGGAACGCTCACCTGGTACAACGTGTTTCTGGTCTACAACGAGGAGAGAACATTCTGGCACAAGATCACCATCTGCCCCTTTCTCATCGTCTTCTACCCCATGCTAATCATGCCCATGGCTCTGTCCCTGGCTCTGTATTCCACCCTGGCGCAGGTCTCCTGGGTTTTTAGTGAGTGGTGGCTGTCTGTCCGGGACCTGGAGAAGGGGTTCTGTGGCTGGGCCTGTGGGAAGCTTGGGCTTGAAGACTGTTCTCCATATAGTATCGTGGAGCTTCTGGACTCTGACAACTTCTCAGGGAGCATGCAAGGGAATAACAAGGTCCCCGGCGAGGATGCTCAGACGTCCTCTGTGTGA